One region of Hymenobacter sediminicola genomic DNA includes:
- the prmA gene encoding 50S ribosomal protein L11 methyltransferase: MDFVEVRVQAPAELSDILVAELAEVGYDTFEDNDEGFCAYIDEDKFSADAIAEVMSRYEGQGELTYEHRVITRQNWNSEWEKNFQPLVIADKVSVRAPFHEARPDLQYEIVIMPRMSFGTGHHDTTALMITNQLDIDHQGKRVLDMGCGTGILAVMAVHLGASYVLAVDVEPWTAENAADNAAENNVQDKVEARLGDITALEGEEPFDIILANINRNVLLEDMGAYGQYLKPGCPILFSGFYEEDLALIRAAAEAQGLRYESHRTQNHWVSAIFRQP; the protein is encoded by the coding sequence ATGGATTTTGTTGAAGTACGCGTACAGGCTCCCGCCGAGCTGTCCGATATTCTGGTAGCCGAGCTGGCTGAAGTAGGCTACGACACCTTCGAAGACAATGACGAAGGCTTCTGCGCCTACATTGATGAGGACAAGTTCTCGGCCGATGCTATTGCCGAGGTCATGAGCCGTTACGAAGGCCAGGGAGAGCTGACGTATGAGCACCGTGTGATTACGCGCCAGAATTGGAACTCCGAGTGGGAAAAGAACTTTCAGCCGCTCGTTATTGCCGATAAGGTGTCGGTACGGGCGCCATTCCACGAGGCTCGGCCCGACCTGCAGTATGAAATCGTCATTATGCCGCGCATGTCGTTTGGTACCGGCCACCACGATACCACGGCTCTGATGATTACCAACCAGCTCGATATCGACCACCAAGGCAAACGGGTGCTGGACATGGGCTGCGGCACCGGTATCCTGGCCGTTATGGCCGTGCATCTGGGCGCTAGCTACGTGCTGGCCGTGGATGTGGAGCCCTGGACCGCGGAAAATGCTGCCGACAACGCCGCCGAAAACAACGTGCAGGACAAAGTGGAAGCCCGCCTCGGCGACATCACGGCGCTGGAAGGTGAGGAGCCATTCGACATTATTCTGGCTAACATCAACCGCAATGTGCTACTCGAGGACATGGGCGCTTACGGCCAGTATCTGAAGCCAGGCTGCCCTATTCTGTTCTCCGGTTTCTATGAGGAGGACTTAGCCCTGATCCGCGCTGCCGCCGAAGCACAGGGACTGCGCTACGAAAGCCACCGCACCCAGAACCATTGGGTTTCGGCCATCTTCCGCCAGCCATAG
- the plsY gene encoding glycerol-3-phosphate 1-O-acyltransferase PlsY, translating into MNIPIILGLLVAAYLLGSIPTALWVGQRFFGLDIREHGSGNAGATNTFRVLGKKPGSFVMAIDVLKGWAATSLAQVMLNQGAIEAGQLLYFQLACGILAILGHIYPVFAGFRGGKGVATVLGMMLAIAPATVGVCILVFLAVLATTQYVSLSSMTAGVAFALLQLLPAFRPQNQLLVWFGFILAALLIYTHRANIGRLRAGTESRVPLPWKRK; encoded by the coding sequence ATGAACATTCCCATCATCCTCGGCCTGCTGGTGGCCGCCTACCTGCTTGGCTCTATTCCTACAGCCCTGTGGGTGGGTCAGCGCTTCTTCGGCCTCGACATCCGGGAGCATGGCTCCGGCAATGCGGGTGCCACCAATACCTTCCGGGTACTGGGCAAGAAGCCCGGCTCCTTTGTCATGGCCATTGACGTGCTAAAGGGCTGGGCCGCCACGTCGCTAGCGCAGGTGATGCTCAATCAAGGCGCCATCGAGGCTGGGCAGCTACTGTACTTCCAGCTGGCTTGCGGCATTCTGGCCATTCTGGGGCACATCTACCCGGTGTTTGCAGGCTTTCGGGGTGGCAAGGGCGTGGCCACGGTGCTGGGCATGATGCTGGCCATTGCGCCCGCCACGGTGGGCGTCTGCATCCTCGTATTCCTGGCCGTGCTGGCTACCACTCAGTACGTGTCCCTATCCTCCATGACGGCTGGCGTGGCCTTTGCGCTGCTCCAGCTGCTGCCCGCCTTCCGCCCTCAGAATCAGTTGCTGGTGTGGTTCGGCTTTATTCTGGCGGCCCTGCTCATTTACACCCACCGCGCCAACATCGGGCGGCTGCGGGCCGGCACCGAAAGCCGCGTGCCGCTGCCATGGAAGCGGAAGTAA